A DNA window from Hevea brasiliensis isolate MT/VB/25A 57/8 chromosome 2, ASM3005281v1, whole genome shotgun sequence contains the following coding sequences:
- the LOC110661663 gene encoding NAC domain-containing protein 43 translates to MPENMSISVNGQSQVPPGFRFHPTEEELLHYYLKKKVSYEKIDLDVIREVDLNKLEPWDIKETCKIGSTPQNDWYFFSHKDKKYPTGTRTNRATAAGFWKATGRDKVINSSGRRIGMRKTLVFYKGRAPHGQKSDWIMHEYRIEDNINVADANVSNALGEAAQEEGWVVCRIFKKKNYHKTLDSPLNSSSINLEARTTQMFESFNEGALDQILQYMGKTCEEENEANNTIARFLRPIDATINNGYHDRYMKLPRLESPNSSSSQNCYPSMMNEGSISNQVSSMDPNSLYPSDSGLTNWAALDRLVASQLNGQPETSRQFGCTNDPNMAYCNPIEQPHHDLQFLTLGPSFSLPSSMTYQGIHEDYNSEIELWNFSTRSPSSTLDPICRVSKPSV, encoded by the exons ATGCCAGAAAACATGAGTATATCTGTAAATGGGCAATCACAGGTGCCTCCTGGCTTCCGGTTTCATCCCACAGAAGAGGAGCTCTTGCATTACTACTTGAAGAAGAAGGTCTCATATGAGAAGATCGACTTAGATGTAATTCGTGAAGTTGATCTTAATAAGCTCGAGCCGTGGGATATTAAAG AGACGTGCAAAATAGGAAGCACTCCTCAAAATGATTGGTACTTCTTCAGCCACAAGGACAAGAAATATCCCACCGGGACGCGCACAAATCGTGCAACTGCTGCTGGGTTTTGGAAGGCTACCGGTCGTGATAAGGTGATAAACAGCAGTGGTAGGCGGATTGGGATGAGGAAGACTCTTGTGTTCTACAAAGGCAGAGCCCCACATGGCCAAAAATCTGATTGGATTATGCATGAATATAGAATCGAAGACAACATTAATGTTGCTGATGCCAAT GTCTCCAACGCTTTGGGAGAGGCAGCCCAGGAAGAGGGGTGGGTTGTTTGCCGTATCTTCAAGAAGAAAAACTATCATAAAACCCTAGACAGTCCTTTAAATTCATCTTCCATCAATTTGGAGGCAAGAACCACACAGATGTTCGAGTCTTTCAATGAAGGAGCTCTAGATCAAATACTTCAATACATGGGGAAGACGTGCGAGGAAGAAAACGAAGCAAACAATACTATTGCAAGATTTCTCAGGCCAATCGATGCAACAATCAACAATGGTTACCATGACAGGTACATGAAACTTCCAAGGCTAGAGAGCCCAAACTCAAGCAGTAGCCAAAATTGTTACCCATCCATGATGAATGAAGGTTCAATATCCAACCAGGTGAGTTCCATGGATCCCAATTCATTATACCCCTCGGACTCTGGCCTTACCAACTGGGCAGCCCTTGATCGTCTGGTAGCTTCCCAACTGAATGGGCAACCTGAAACTTCGAGACAGTTTGGGTGCACCAATGATCCAAACATGGCCTATTGCAATCCAATTGAGCAACCCCACCATGATCTCCAATTCCTAACCCTAGGACCCTCATTCTCATTGCCATCTAGTATGACATACCAAGGAATTCATGAAGATTATAACAGTGAGATTGAACTGTGGAATTTCAGCACTCGGTCACCGTCGTCAACGTTGGACCCCATATGCCGCGTTTCCAAGCCTAGTGTATAA